In Altererythrobacter rubellus, the following are encoded in one genomic region:
- a CDS encoding alkaline phosphatase D family protein encodes MRKPSLALAAVTMLAAPLAADQGVELTPEDLLAPYYAKLSQEVELPVAPANVSLAHEHTLTRIAFGSCNHQLRSQHMWGQIAATDPDLFLFIGDNNYGDQMWDGDAALTTLREAYGVMAETPELAAFRAQVPMMITWDDHDYGFNDGGASFAYRGWSETIFETFWGSSDEVKSRPGIYESRMFGEDGKVTQIITLDTRFFRSDLEAMPYQNERPPLGPYQPSSDPSKTMLGDAQWQWLEQELAKPADLRIVVSSIQVLTDAHDYEAWENLPLEREKLYAMLAAREDSGLVLLSGDRHAGGIYTDTPQAAGEQFWELTSSSMNYSFSSTERNTAREPDPKRLTDFISEENFGLVEIDWEAKTFTMDMRGSQGETRVSRTVEW; translated from the coding sequence ATGCGCAAACCCTCCCTTGCTCTCGCCGCTGTTACGATGCTTGCAGCTCCATTGGCCGCTGACCAAGGTGTTGAGCTGACGCCAGAGGATTTGCTCGCGCCATACTACGCGAAGCTGAGCCAAGAGGTGGAGCTGCCGGTTGCGCCCGCCAATGTCTCGCTCGCGCATGAGCACACGCTGACTCGGATCGCCTTCGGCAGCTGTAACCACCAGTTGCGTAGCCAACACATGTGGGGCCAGATTGCAGCGACCGACCCTGACCTTTTCCTGTTCATCGGCGACAACAATTACGGTGATCAGATGTGGGATGGTGACGCAGCACTGACGACATTGCGCGAAGCCTATGGCGTTATGGCTGAAACACCCGAGCTGGCTGCCTTCCGCGCGCAGGTGCCGATGATGATCACTTGGGACGATCACGATTATGGTTTCAACGACGGCGGAGCGAGCTTCGCCTATCGTGGATGGTCGGAGACGATCTTCGAGACATTCTGGGGTTCGTCTGATGAAGTAAAGTCGCGGCCCGGCATCTACGAAAGCCGGATGTTCGGCGAAGATGGCAAGGTCACGCAGATCATCACGCTCGACACGCGCTTCTTCCGCTCCGATCTGGAGGCCATGCCCTATCAAAACGAGCGCCCGCCTTTGGGCCCCTATCAGCCGAGCAGTGATCCATCCAAGACCATGCTAGGCGATGCGCAGTGGCAATGGCTTGAGCAGGAACTGGCGAAACCGGCTGATCTGCGGATTGTGGTTTCCTCGATTCAGGTTCTGACGGACGCGCATGATTACGAGGCTTGGGAGAATCTGCCGCTGGAGCGTGAGAAGCTCTATGCCATGCTGGCGGCACGCGAAGACAGCGGTTTGGTGTTGCTGTCTGGCGATCGCCATGCGGGTGGGATCTACACTGATACGCCGCAGGCCGCTGGTGAGCAGTTTTGGGAACTGACCAGCTCTTCTATGAATTACTCCTTCTCTTCGACAGAGCGGAACACCGCGCGCGAGCCCGATCCCAAGCGTCTGACTGACTTCATATCGGAAGAGAATTTCGGACTGGTCGAAATCGATTGGGAGGCGAAGACATTCACCATGGACATGCGCGGCAGCCAGGGTGAAACGCGGGTTTCACGTACGGTCGAGTGGTGA